DNA from Rhodothermia bacterium:
TTAGTCGAGGATTTTGGATACGACACCGGCACCAACGGTACGGCCACCTTCACGGATTGCAAAGCGAAGACCAACTTCCATTGCAATCGGTTGAATGAGGCTTACCTTAAATTGGGTATTGTCACCCGGCATAATCATTTCAACGCCATCTGGCAAGG
Protein-coding regions in this window:
- the tuf gene encoding elongation factor Tu (EF-Tu; promotes GTP-dependent binding of aminoacyl-tRNA to the A-site of ribosomes during protein biosynthesis; when the tRNA anticodon matches the mRNA codon, GTP hydrolysis results; the inactive EF-Tu-GDP leaves the ribosome and release of GDP is promoted by elongation factor Ts; many prokaryotes have two copies of the gene encoding EF-Tu), which produces LPDGVEMIMPGDNTQFKVSLIQPIAMEVGLRFAIREGGRTVGAGVVSKILD